In Helianthus annuus cultivar XRQ/B chromosome 8, HanXRQr2.0-SUNRISE, whole genome shotgun sequence, a single genomic region encodes these proteins:
- the LOC110872465 gene encoding GATA transcription factor 8, which translates to MAGQSFMEEIDCASFFDHIDDLIEFPPVNDTIPVDCNEFSNIWANNSDDLQVSDPIFCGGNSDNASDLSAELHVPYEDIVQLEWLSNFVEDSFSGDGLTIKKEDVPVEKDVLVGPHQFQTASPVSVLESSSSSSSSTSYSGSGTIGSKMIPLSPIQRGPQRARTKRPRPTTFNPRDMVDLLSPLVLVPVSGCSETEKNFTSCHGPNSVSRDPDQKKKKKIKKPKIQEENENQNENQNPPGQGVRKCLHCEITKTPQWRAGPMGPKTLCNACGVRYKSGRLFPEYRPAASPTFVPTLHSNSHKKVVEMRTKFGPNDKMVPVKSETEPELIPNINPQAD; encoded by the exons ATGGCAGGCCAAAGTTTCATGGAGGAGATCGACTGTGCAAGCTTCTTTGATCACATTGACGATTTGATCGAATTCCCTCCAGTCAACGATACGATTCCCGTTGACTGCAATGAGTTTTCCAACATTTGGGCCAACAATTCCGACGACTTGCAGGTTTCCGACCCGATTTTCTGTGGTGGAAATAGTGATAATGCATCCGATCTGTCGGCAGAGCTCCATGTTCCG TATGAGGATATTGTCCAACTGGAATGGCTTTCAAACTTTGTGGAAGACTCGTTTTCGGGCGATGGATTGACCATCAAGAAAGAGGATGTTCCGGTTGAAAAAGACGTGTTGGTTGGACCCCACCAATTCCAGACGGCTAGTCCCGTGTCGGTCCTTGAGAGCAGTAGCAGCAGCTCGAGCTCCACCTCGTACTCTGGTAGTGGAACCATTGGTAGCAAGATGATCCCACTCAGCCCGATTCAACGTGGGCCGCAACGGGCCCGAACCAAACGTCCTCGGCCCACAACTTTCAACCCACGTGACATGGTTGACCTCTTATCTCCTCTGGTTCTCGTGCCTGTCTCGGGTTGTTCGGAAACCGAAAAGAATTTCACGTCTTGTCACGGGCCGAATTCGGTTTCGCGTGACCCTGatcagaagaagaaaaagaagattaaaaagcCGAAGATCCAAGAGGAAAATGAGAACCAGAACGAGAACCAAAACCCGCCCGGACAAGGAGTTAGGAAGTGTTTGCATTGTGAAATCACTAAGACCCCCCAATGGCGGGCCGGCCCAATGGGCCCAAAGACCCTTTGCAATGCATGTGGTGTTCGTTACAAGTCCGGGCGGTTGTTCCCCGAGTACCGTCCAGCAGCCAGCCCAACTTTTGTTCCTACACTGCACTCCAACTCCCACAAGAAAGTAGTTGAGATGAGAACCAAGTTCGGGCCGAACGACAAAATGGTACCCGTGAAGAGTGAGACCGAACCGGAGTTGATCCCAAACATTAACCCGCAAGCGGATTAA